The following coding sequences lie in one Lentilactobacillus sp. SPB1-3 genomic window:
- a CDS encoding magnesium transporter CorA family protein, translating into MIKSHQMANYEWIEAVEPTKSELNDELSKVNISKKYFNYMIDTYEEPRATYDSSDNFGAIVIRALPIKVSSKTTTLPIFIGFNQTTLITVCHDSNQRGLAADTNDISSLQLRIMAILRSIVDNFFELLNDMSKEAEGLELSNRKVTNERLIAISDLKRKLVYLRSACEGNVIALEQFKAMLAEDDLKEIATKENRQLVDDLIIEYRQCQNSFEIVSTVVSEFEDTFGNMLNNRLNQTMQFLTVWSLLLAIPPIVSGFYGMNMFLPWAGSKLSWLGTVIFTLFLGGIMLWYLRKNKKL; encoded by the coding sequence ATGATCAAAAGTCATCAAATGGCGAATTATGAATGGATCGAAGCAGTTGAGCCTACTAAAAGCGAGCTGAATGATGAGTTAAGTAAAGTTAATATTTCAAAAAAATATTTTAACTATATGATCGACACTTATGAAGAGCCGCGGGCCACTTACGACAGTTCAGATAATTTTGGTGCCATTGTTATTCGGGCGTTGCCAATAAAAGTTTCTAGCAAAACGACAACTCTGCCGATTTTTATTGGCTTTAATCAAACCACACTGATTACTGTGTGTCATGATTCTAATCAACGAGGATTGGCCGCAGATACCAATGACATCTCTAGCTTACAATTAAGAATCATGGCAATTTTACGTTCGATTGTTGATAATTTCTTTGAACTCTTGAATGACATGAGTAAAGAGGCTGAAGGTCTAGAATTAAGTAATCGAAAGGTGACTAATGAACGTTTAATAGCCATTTCTGATCTGAAGCGTAAACTGGTTTATTTAAGATCAGCCTGTGAGGGTAATGTGATTGCATTGGAGCAATTTAAAGCAATGCTTGCTGAAGATGATTTGAAAGAGATTGCTACTAAAGAAAATCGTCAATTAGTTGATGATTTGATTATTGAGTATCGACAATGTCAAAATAGTTTTGAAATCGTTAGTACGGTTGTCAGCGAATTTGAGGATACATTTGGTAACATGTTGAATAATCGATTGAATCAAACGATGCAATTCCTAACAGTTTGGTCATTGTTATTGGCAATTCCACCAATTGTTTCCGGATTCTACGGAATGAACATGTTCTTGCCTTGGGCAGGTAGTAAATTATCTTGGTTAGGGACGGTTATTTTTACATTATTCCTGGGTGGAATTATGTTATGGTATCTTCGAAAAAATAAAAAATTATAA
- the metK gene encoding methionine adenosyltransferase, translating into MQEKHLFTSESVSEGHPDKIADQISDAILDELLKKDPNSRVACETSVTTGLVLVFGEISTNAYVDIQHIVRETIKRIGYTDGKYGFDGDTCAVMVAIDEQSPDIAQGVDEALETREGDTDPLDKIGAGDQGLMFGYAINETPELMPLPISLSHKLMKRQAELRKSGQLEYLGPDAKAEVTIEYDDDEKPVKVNTVVISTQHADGVDLDQIRHDVIEQIIKPVIPAKYLDDETRYLINPTGRFVIGGPQGDAGLTGRKIIVDTYGGFAHHGGGAFSGKDATKVDRSASYAARYIAKNIVAAGLADKIEVQIAYAIGVAEPVSISVDSFGTAKVSEEQLVEAVRNIFDLRPAGIIQMLDLNRPIYEQTAAYGHFGRTDVDLPWEHTDKVNALKDYFKL; encoded by the coding sequence ATGCAAGAAAAACATCTTTTTACTTCGGAATCAGTTTCAGAAGGACATCCTGATAAAATCGCTGACCAAATCAGTGACGCAATCTTGGATGAATTATTAAAGAAGGATCCTAACTCACGGGTTGCCTGTGAGACCTCAGTAACTACTGGATTGGTATTAGTGTTTGGTGAAATTTCTACCAACGCTTATGTGGATATTCAACATATTGTTAGAGAGACTATCAAGCGAATCGGTTATACCGACGGCAAGTATGGTTTCGATGGCGATACCTGTGCAGTTATGGTGGCAATCGATGAACAATCACCAGATATTGCCCAAGGGGTTGATGAGGCACTTGAAACTCGTGAAGGTGATACTGATCCGTTGGATAAGATAGGTGCTGGTGACCAAGGTTTAATGTTTGGTTACGCAATCAATGAAACACCAGAATTAATGCCATTACCAATTTCTTTAAGCCACAAATTAATGAAGCGCCAAGCTGAGTTACGTAAGAGTGGTCAGCTTGAATATCTCGGCCCTGATGCCAAGGCAGAGGTAACTATTGAGTATGATGACGATGAAAAGCCAGTTAAGGTGAATACCGTTGTTATTAGTACACAACACGCTGATGGCGTTGATTTGGACCAAATCCGTCATGATGTGATCGAACAAATCATCAAACCAGTTATTCCAGCTAAGTATTTGGATGACGAAACTAGATATTTGATTAATCCAACTGGCCGTTTTGTTATCGGTGGTCCTCAAGGGGATGCCGGTTTAACTGGTCGTAAAATCATCGTTGATACTTACGGTGGTTTTGCTCACCATGGTGGTGGAGCATTTTCTGGTAAGGACGCAACTAAGGTTGATCGTTCAGCTAGTTACGCTGCTCGTTACATTGCTAAAAACATCGTTGCTGCCGGTTTGGCAGATAAGATTGAGGTTCAAATAGCTTACGCCATTGGTGTTGCTGAACCTGTATCAATCTCAGTTGATTCATTTGGAACTGCTAAAGTTTCAGAAGAACAATTGGTTGAAGCAGTTCGTAATATCTTCGATTTAAGACCTGCTGGAATTATCCAGATGCTTGATTTAAATCGACCAATTTATGAACAAACTGCTGCTTATGGTCACTTTGGTAGAACTGACGTTGACCTACCATGGGAACATACTGATAAAGTCAATGCGTTAAAAGATTACTTCAAGTTATAA